One genomic region from Mytilus trossulus isolate FHL-02 chromosome 9, PNRI_Mtr1.1.1.hap1, whole genome shotgun sequence encodes:
- the LOC134685195 gene encoding uncharacterized protein LOC134685195 — protein sequence MASYVQPCSVCEYQHVFKPACIWCSDCDEGLCIDCSKYHGISKSTRKHVTVPISEYQKLPSYITSIKQTCSAHEEKYQIYCKDHEDACCSKCTVEKHATCPNISNLDDIVKNIKASNAFLEIHETLNEVAEIIKRIRQDKNGNLKTLSEKRKQIECEIQLFRVNINHHLDKLQENFITELQETEKKEETKIYKLMKALDEHERKVVNHQENIASIKQHASDLQTFLSLKQLEGDVNDNSQFIDSLTESNVLNRVEIKFNINTSLTDIANSVLEFGKVYIDKSSTSVNIVKKKQQQAQLILPKLSQIVPFENIQVKLQHTIKTESPDVRGCCILPDGRTVFTTPGLNKVAVVKQDGSLDFSLGLRAAHGVAYNIEDNTLAISSWWNGQGKTISIIDLTKQQVKKTLSPGGQTGGIAVKTNTLLYHIENIGIRAFDLTDESTRDVTTENMDTPIEINISGDKLYYSSYHYHTVVSCDLQGTKQWTFKNENVLTYPCGLSTDNDGNVYVVGYGLTNVVIISPDGQKHRELLTTKDGLDNPWSINFEKETNQLLVANRYSKAFLFNVTRN from the coding sequence atgGCCAGCTATGTACAGCCGTGCAGTGTATGTGAATATCAACATGTCTTCAAACCTGCGTGTATATGGTGTTCAGATTGCGATGAGGGGCTCTGCATAGACTGCAGTAAGTATCATGGAATTTCCAAATCAACACGAAAGCATGTCACTGTGCCGATTTCGGAATATCAAAAGCTGCCGTCTTACATCACAAGTATTAAGCAGACATGTAGTGCACATGAAgagaaatatcaaatatactGTAAAGACCATGAAGACGCATGTTGCAGTAAATGCACCGTCGAAAAACATGCGACATGtccaaatatttcaaatcttgATGATATTGTTAAAAACATTAAGGCCTCAAACGCTTTTCTGGAAATTCATGAAACATTGAATGAAGTTGCTGAGATCATCAAACGGATTCGTCAAGATAAAAATGGTAATCTCAAAACATTGTCCGAAAAAAGAAAGCAGATCGAATGTGAAATTCAACTGTTTCGAGTAAATATCAACCATCATCTCGATAAACTACAAGAGAACTTCATAACAGAGTTGCAagagacagaaaaaaaagaggaaacaaaaatatataaattgatgaAAGCTTTAGATGAGCATGAACGTAAAGTTGTAAATCACCAAGAGAATATAGCAAGCATAAAACAACACGCATCAGATCTACAGACCTTCCTATCGCTGAAGCAGCTTGAAGGTGATGTAAATGATAACAGTCAGTTCATTGATTCACTTACTGAAAGTAATGTTCTCAATCGTGTGGAGATCAAGTTTAACATTAATACATCACTGACAGACATTGCAAATAGTGTCCTTGAGTTTGGAAAAGTATATATTGACAAGTCCAGTACCTCAGTGAACATTGTAAAGAAAAAGCAACAACAAGCTCAGTTGATATTACCTAAATTATCACAAATTGTGCCCTTTGAGAATATACAAGTCAAGTTGCAACACACAATAAAAACCGAATCGCCTGACGTCAGAGGATGTTGCATATTACCTGATGGTAGAACAGTGTTCACCACTCCTGGATTAAACAAAGTAGCTGTAGTTAAACAAGATGGTTCACTGGATTTTTCTTTGGGTCTAAGAGCAGCACATGGTGTAGCATACAACATTGAAGATAACACTTTAGCGATATCATCCTGGTGGAATGGCCAAGGCAAAACAATATCAATAATTGATTTAACCAAAcaacaagtaaaaaaaactttatcaccTGGTGGACAAACCGGTGGCATAGCGGtgaaaactaatacattgttgtaTCACATTGAAAATATAGGAATTCGGGCCTTTGATCTGACTGACGAATCAACACGTGATGTAACTACTGAGAACATGGACACACCAATCGAGATTAACATATCTGGAGACAAACTTTATTATTCAAGTTATCATTATCATACAGTAGTATCCTGCGATCTACAAGGAACAAAACAATGGacattcaaaaatgaaaatgttttaacatatCCATGTGGATTATCAACTGACAATGACGGCAATGTGTATGTTGTAGGATATGGATTAACGAATgtcgtgattatctcccctgaTGGACAAAAACATAGGGAACTCTTAACTACAAAAGATGGTTTAGATAACCCATGGTCAATTAACTTTGAAAAAGAAACTAATCAGCTTTTAGTTGCAAACCGTTATTCTAAAGCTTTTCTGTTTAACGTGACCAGAAATTAA